A portion of the Homo sapiens chromosome 16, GRCh38.p14 Primary Assembly genome contains these proteins:
- the TRAPPC2L gene encoding trafficking protein particle complex subunit 2-like protein isoform 2 (isoform 2 is encoded by transcript variant 2), translating to MAVCIAVIAKENYPLYIRSTPTENELKFHYMVHTSLDVVDEKISAMGKALVDQRELYLGLLYPTEDYKVYGYVTNSKVKFVMVVDSSNTALRDNEIRSMFRKLHNSYTDVMCNPFYNPGDRIQSSRAFDNMVTSMMIQVC from the exons ATGGCGGTGTGCATCGCGGTGATTGCCAAGGAG AATTACCCCCTCTACATTCGCAGCACCCCTACGGAGAACGAGCTGAAGTTCCACTACATGGTGCACACATCTCTGGACGTGGTGGATGAGAAGATCTCCGCAATGGGGAAGGCCCTGGTCGACCAGAGGGAGCTGTACCTGGGCCTGCTCTACCCCACGGAGGACTACAAGGT ATACGGCTACGTCACCAACTCCAAGGTGAAGTTTGTCATGGTGGTAGATTCCTCCAACACAGCCCTTCGAGACAACGAAATTCGCAGC ATGTTCCGGAAGCTACACAACTCCTACACAGACGTGATGTGCAACCCCTTCTACAACCCGGGGGACCGCATCCAGTCCAG CAGGGCCTTTGATAACATGGTGACGTCGATGATGATACAGGTGTGCTGA
- the TRAPPC2L gene encoding trafficking protein particle complex subunit 2-like protein isoform 3 (isoform 3 is encoded by transcript variant 3) — translation MAVCIAVIAKENYPLYIRSTPTENELKFHYMVHTSLDVVDEKISAMGKALVDQRELYLGLLYPTEDYKVYGYVTNSKVKFVMVVDSSNTALRDNEIRSMFRKLHNSYTDVMCNPFYNPGDRIQSRAFDNMVTSMMIQVC, via the exons ATGGCGGTGTGCATCGCGGTGATTGCCAAGGAG AATTACCCCCTCTACATTCGCAGCACCCCTACGGAGAACGAGCTGAAGTTCCACTACATGGTGCACACATCTCTGGACGTGGTGGATGAGAAGATCTCCGCAATGGGGAAGGCCCTGGTCGACCAGAGGGAGCTGTACCTGGGCCTGCTCTACCCCACGGAGGACTACAAGGT ATACGGCTACGTCACCAACTCCAAGGTGAAGTTTGTCATGGTGGTAGATTCCTCCAACACAGCCCTTCGAGACAACGAAATTCGCAGC ATGTTCCGGAAGCTACACAACTCCTACACAGACGTGATGTGCAACCCCTTCTACAACCCGGGGGACCGCATCCAGTCCAG GGCCTTTGATAACATGGTGACGTCGATGATGATACAGGTGTGCTGA
- the TRAPPC2L gene encoding trafficking protein particle complex subunit 2-like protein isoform 1 (isoform 1 is encoded by transcript variant 1), which yields MAVCIAVIAKENYPLYIRSTPTENELKFHYMVHTSLDVVDEKISAMGKALVDQRELYLGLLYPTEDYKVYGYVTNSKVKFVMVVDSSNTALRDNEIRSMFRKLHNSYTDVMCNPFYNPGDRIQSSGSVSLSRAFDNMVTSMMIQVC from the exons ATGGCGGTGTGCATCGCGGTGATTGCCAAGGAG AATTACCCCCTCTACATTCGCAGCACCCCTACGGAGAACGAGCTGAAGTTCCACTACATGGTGCACACATCTCTGGACGTGGTGGATGAGAAGATCTCCGCAATGGGGAAGGCCCTGGTCGACCAGAGGGAGCTGTACCTGGGCCTGCTCTACCCCACGGAGGACTACAAGGT ATACGGCTACGTCACCAACTCCAAGGTGAAGTTTGTCATGGTGGTAGATTCCTCCAACACAGCCCTTCGAGACAACGAAATTCGCAGC ATGTTCCGGAAGCTACACAACTCCTACACAGACGTGATGTGCAACCCCTTCTACAACCCGGGGGACCGCATCCAGTCCAG TGGGTCTGTTTCTCTTAGCAGGGCCTTTGATAACATGGTGACGTCGATGATGATACAGGTGTGCTGA
- the TRAPPC2L gene encoding trafficking protein particle complex subunit 2-like protein isoform 6 (isoform 6 is encoded by transcript variant 6): MVHTSLDVVDEKISAMGKALVDQRELYLGLLYPTEDYKVYGYVTNSKVKFVMVVDSSNTALRDNEIRSMFRKLHNSYTDVMCNPFYNPGDRIQSSRAFDNMVTSMMIQVC; encoded by the exons ATGGTGCACACATCTCTGGACGTGGTGGATGAGAAGATCTCCGCAATGGGGAAGGCCCTGGTCGACCAGAGGGAGCTGTACCTGGGCCTGCTCTACCCCACGGAGGACTACAAGGT ATACGGCTACGTCACCAACTCCAAGGTGAAGTTTGTCATGGTGGTAGATTCCTCCAACACAGCCCTTCGAGACAACGAAATTCGCAGC ATGTTCCGGAAGCTACACAACTCCTACACAGACGTGATGTGCAACCCCTTCTACAACCCGGGGGACCGCATCCAGTCCAG CAGGGCCTTTGATAACATGGTGACGTCGATGATGATACAGGTGTGCTGA
- the TRAPPC2L gene encoding trafficking protein particle complex subunit 2-like protein isoform 8 (isoform 8 is encoded by transcript variant 8), with translation MVHTSLDVVDEKISAMGKALVDQRELYLGLLYPTEDYKVYGYVTNSKVKFVMVVDSSNTALRDNEIRSMFRKLHNSYTDVMCNPFYNPGDRIQSRAFDNMVTSMMIQVC, from the exons ATGGTGCACACATCTCTGGACGTGGTGGATGAGAAGATCTCCGCAATGGGGAAGGCCCTGGTCGACCAGAGGGAGCTGTACCTGGGCCTGCTCTACCCCACGGAGGACTACAAGGT ATACGGCTACGTCACCAACTCCAAGGTGAAGTTTGTCATGGTGGTAGATTCCTCCAACACAGCCCTTCGAGACAACGAAATTCGCAGC ATGTTCCGGAAGCTACACAACTCCTACACAGACGTGATGTGCAACCCCTTCTACAACCCGGGGGACCGCATCCAGTCCAG GGCCTTTGATAACATGGTGACGTCGATGATGATACAGGTGTGCTGA
- the TRAPPC2L gene encoding trafficking protein particle complex subunit 2-like protein isoform X1: MRRSPQWGRPWSTRGSCTWACSTPRRTTRLPHFSKVRAHRGPSTGSPCVTSAFPNQLCRYGYVTNSKVKFVMVVDSSNTALRDNEIRSMFRKLHNSYTDVMCNPFYNPGDRIQSRAFDNMVTSMMIQVC; encoded by the exons ATGAGAAGATCTCCGCAATGGGGAAGGCCCTGGTCGACCAGAGGGAGCTGTACCTGGGCCTGCTCTACCCCACGGAGGACTACAAG GTTGCCACATTTCTCCAAAGTGAGGGCCCACAGAGGGCCCTCCACCGGCAGTCCCTGTGTTACGAGTGCCTTCCCTAACCAGCTGTGCAGATACGGCTACGTCACCAACTCCAAGGTGAAGTTTGTCATGGTGGTAGATTCCTCCAACACAGCCCTTCGAGACAACGAAATTCGCAGC ATGTTCCGGAAGCTACACAACTCCTACACAGACGTGATGTGCAACCCCTTCTACAACCCGGGGGACCGCATCCAGTCCAG GGCCTTTGATAACATGGTGACGTCGATGATGATACAGGTGTGCTGA
- the TRAPPC2L gene encoding trafficking protein particle complex subunit 2-like protein isoform 5 (isoform 5 is encoded by transcript variant 5): MGISCDSRLPHFSKVRAHRGPSTGSPCVTSAFPNQLCRYGYVTNSKVKFVMVVDSSNTALRDNEIRSMFRKLHNSYTDVMCNPFYNPGDRIQSSGSVSLSRAFDNMVTSMMIQVC; the protein is encoded by the exons ATGGGCATTTCCTGTGATTCAAGGTTGCCACATTTCTCCAAAGTGAGGGCCCACAGAGGGCCCTCCACCGGCAGTCCCTGTGTTACGAGTGCCTTCCCTAACCAGCTGTGCAGATACGGCTACGTCACCAACTCCAAGGTGAAGTTTGTCATGGTGGTAGATTCCTCCAACACAGCCCTTCGAGACAACGAAATTCGCAGC ATGTTCCGGAAGCTACACAACTCCTACACAGACGTGATGTGCAACCCCTTCTACAACCCGGGGGACCGCATCCAGTCCAG TGGGTCTGTTTCTCTTAGCAGGGCCTTTGATAACATGGTGACGTCGATGATGATACAGGTGTGCTGA
- the TRAPPC2L gene encoding trafficking protein particle complex subunit 2-like protein isoform 7 (isoform 7 is encoded by transcript variant 7), producing MGISCDSRLPHFSKVRAHRGPSTGSPCVTSAFPNQLCRYGYVTNSKVKFVMVVDSSNTALRDNEIRSMFRKLHNSYTDVMCNPFYNPGDRIQSSRAFDNMVTSMMIQVC from the exons ATGGGCATTTCCTGTGATTCAAGGTTGCCACATTTCTCCAAAGTGAGGGCCCACAGAGGGCCCTCCACCGGCAGTCCCTGTGTTACGAGTGCCTTCCCTAACCAGCTGTGCAGATACGGCTACGTCACCAACTCCAAGGTGAAGTTTGTCATGGTGGTAGATTCCTCCAACACAGCCCTTCGAGACAACGAAATTCGCAGC ATGTTCCGGAAGCTACACAACTCCTACACAGACGTGATGTGCAACCCCTTCTACAACCCGGGGGACCGCATCCAGTCCAG CAGGGCCTTTGATAACATGGTGACGTCGATGATGATACAGGTGTGCTGA
- the TRAPPC2L gene encoding trafficking protein particle complex subunit 2-like protein isoform 9 (isoform 9 is encoded by transcript variant 9) — protein sequence MGISCDSRLPHFSKVRAHRGPSTGSPCVTSAFPNQLCRYGYVTNSKVKFVMVVDSSNTALRDNEIRSMFRKLHNSYTDVMCNPFYNPGDRIQSRAFDNMVTSMMIQVC from the exons ATGGGCATTTCCTGTGATTCAAGGTTGCCACATTTCTCCAAAGTGAGGGCCCACAGAGGGCCCTCCACCGGCAGTCCCTGTGTTACGAGTGCCTTCCCTAACCAGCTGTGCAGATACGGCTACGTCACCAACTCCAAGGTGAAGTTTGTCATGGTGGTAGATTCCTCCAACACAGCCCTTCGAGACAACGAAATTCGCAGC ATGTTCCGGAAGCTACACAACTCCTACACAGACGTGATGTGCAACCCCTTCTACAACCCGGGGGACCGCATCCAGTCCAG GGCCTTTGATAACATGGTGACGTCGATGATGATACAGGTGTGCTGA
- the PABPN1L gene encoding embryonic polyadenylate-binding protein 2 isoform 3 (isoform 3 is encoded by transcript variant 3) yields the protein MWPFPSRSLFPPPTQAWLQTVSSDPEAQGWGAWNETKEILGPEGGEGKEEKEEEEDAEEDQDGDAGFLLSLLEQENLAECPLPDQELEAIKMKVCAMEQAEGTPRPPGVQQQAEEEEGTAAGQLLSPETVGCPLSGTPEEKVEADHRSVYVGNLCLHRVCHQGLRAGRRGAGPEPLPGPGHQGAAEKNQLPWDQLHRPRGPSRTPRLQGGTLPPQRPPGQAPAQTTRAEPGPWKILTMVFTVLKGRPDFERGAGAWIRSKPLVLHPGAGAGSGAGARPEERGVQSSHWPPLGGGMAQ from the exons ATGTGGCCCTTCCCGAGCCgctctctcttcccacccccGACTCAGGCCTGGCTCCAGACGGTCTCCTCAGACCCtgaggcccagggctggggggCCTGGAACGAGACCAAGGAGATTCTGGGGccagagggtggggaagggaaggaggagaaagaggaggaagaggatgcagAGGAAGACCAGGATGGGGATGCAGGCTTTCTGCTGTCTCTGCTGGAGCAAGAGAACCTGGCTGAGTGCCCATTGCCTGACCAG gagctggaggccatcaagATGAAGGTGTGTGCCATGGAGCAGGCCGAGGGGACGCCACGGCCTCCAGGAGTGCAGCAACAGGCCGAGGAAGAGGAGGGCACCGCGGCCGGGCAGCTGCTGAGCCCTGAGACCGTGG GCTGCCCCCTCTCTGGGACCCCCGAGGAGAAGGTGGAGGCTGACCACAGATCCGTCTACGTGGGCAAC TTATGCCTACATAGAGTTTGCCACCAAGGGCTCCGTGCAGGCCGCCGTGGAGCTGGACCAGAGCCTCTTCCGGGGCCGGGTCATCAAG GTGCTGCCGAAAAGAACCAACTTCCCTGGGATCAGCTCCACAGACCGCGGGGGCCTTCGAGGACACCCAGGCTCCAGGGGGGCACCCTTCCCCCACAGCGGCCTCCAGGGCAGGCCCCGGCTCAGACCACAAGGGCAGAACCG GGCCCGTGGAAAATTCTCACCATGGTTTTCACCGTATTAAAGGGAAGACCCGATTTTGagagaggggctggggcctggatcAGGAGTAAACCACTTGTGCTCCatcctggggctggggcagggagtggCGCGGGGGCGAGGCCAGAGGAGAGGGGTGTCCAGAGCAGCCACTGGCCCCCTCTTGGCGGGGGGATGGCCCAGTAG
- the PABPN1L gene encoding embryonic polyadenylate-binding protein 2 isoform X2, with amino-acid sequence MWPFPSRSLFPPPTQAWLQTVSSDPEAQGWGAWNETKEILGPEGGEGKEEKEEEEDAEEDQDGDAGFLLSLLEQENLAECPLPDQELEAIKMKVCAMEQAEGTPRPPGVQQQAEEEEGTAAGQLLSPETVGCPLSGTPEEKVEADHRSVYVGNVDYGGSAEELEAHFSRCGEVHRVTILCDKFSGHPKGCCRKEPTSLGSAPQTAGAFEDTQAPGGHPSPTAASRAGPGSDHKGRTGPVENSHHGFHRIKGKTRF; translated from the exons ATGTGGCCCTTCCCGAGCCgctctctcttcccacccccGACTCAGGCCTGGCTCCAGACGGTCTCCTCAGACCCtgaggcccagggctggggggCCTGGAACGAGACCAAGGAGATTCTGGGGccagagggtggggaagggaaggaggagaaagaggaggaagaggatgcagAGGAAGACCAGGATGGGGATGCAGGCTTTCTGCTGTCTCTGCTGGAGCAAGAGAACCTGGCTGAGTGCCCATTGCCTGACCAG gagctggaggccatcaagATGAAGGTGTGTGCCATGGAGCAGGCCGAGGGGACGCCACGGCCTCCAGGAGTGCAGCAACAGGCCGAGGAAGAGGAGGGCACCGCGGCCGGGCAGCTGCTGAGCCCTGAGACCGTGG GCTGCCCCCTCTCTGGGACCCCCGAGGAGAAGGTGGAGGCTGACCACAGATCCGTCTACGTGGGCAAC GTGGACTACGGGGGCTCCGCCGAGGAGCTGGAGGCCCACTTCAGCCGCTGTGGGGAGGTCCACCGAGTCACGATCCTGTGTGACAAGTTCTCTGGACACCCCAAGGG GTGCTGCCGAAAAGAACCAACTTCCCTGGGATCAGCTCCACAGACCGCGGGGGCCTTCGAGGACACCCAGGCTCCAGGGGGGCACCCTTCCCCCACAGCGGCCTCCAGGGCAGGCCCCGGCTCAGACCACAAGGGCAGAACCG GGCCCGTGGAAAATTCTCACCATGGTTTTCACCGTATTAAAGGGAAGACCCGATTTTGa
- the PABPN1L gene encoding embryonic polyadenylate-binding protein 2 isoform 1 (isoform 1 is encoded by transcript variant 1), which yields MWPFPSRSLFPPPTQAWLQTVSSDPEAQGWGAWNETKEILGPEGGEGKEEKEEEEDAEEDQDGDAGFLLSLLEQENLAECPLPDQELEAIKMKVCAMEQAEGTPRPPGVQQQAEEEEGTAAGQLLSPETVGCPLSGTPEEKVEADHRSVYVGNVDYGGSAEELEAHFSRCGEVHRVTILCDKFSGHPKGYAYIEFATKGSVQAAVELDQSLFRGRVIKVLPKRTNFPGISSTDRGGLRGHPGSRGAPFPHSGLQGRPRLRPQGQNRARGKFSPWFSPY from the exons ATGTGGCCCTTCCCGAGCCgctctctcttcccacccccGACTCAGGCCTGGCTCCAGACGGTCTCCTCAGACCCtgaggcccagggctggggggCCTGGAACGAGACCAAGGAGATTCTGGGGccagagggtggggaagggaaggaggagaaagaggaggaagaggatgcagAGGAAGACCAGGATGGGGATGCAGGCTTTCTGCTGTCTCTGCTGGAGCAAGAGAACCTGGCTGAGTGCCCATTGCCTGACCAG gagctggaggccatcaagATGAAGGTGTGTGCCATGGAGCAGGCCGAGGGGACGCCACGGCCTCCAGGAGTGCAGCAACAGGCCGAGGAAGAGGAGGGCACCGCGGCCGGGCAGCTGCTGAGCCCTGAGACCGTGG GCTGCCCCCTCTCTGGGACCCCCGAGGAGAAGGTGGAGGCTGACCACAGATCCGTCTACGTGGGCAAC GTGGACTACGGGGGCTCCGCCGAGGAGCTGGAGGCCCACTTCAGCCGCTGTGGGGAGGTCCACCGAGTCACGATCCTGTGTGACAAGTTCTCTGGACACCCCAAGGG TTATGCCTACATAGAGTTTGCCACCAAGGGCTCCGTGCAGGCCGCCGTGGAGCTGGACCAGAGCCTCTTCCGGGGCCGGGTCATCAAG GTGCTGCCGAAAAGAACCAACTTCCCTGGGATCAGCTCCACAGACCGCGGGGGCCTTCGAGGACACCCAGGCTCCAGGGGGGCACCCTTCCCCCACAGCGGCCTCCAGGGCAGGCCCCGGCTCAGACCACAAGGGCAGAACCG GGCCCGTGGAAAATTCTCACCATGGTTTTCACCGTATTAA